A genomic stretch from Pseudomonas sp. MUP55 includes:
- a CDS encoding Nramp family divalent metal transporter — MKFSLPKIATAPFCPPEVAGSVAVDPKASFFKRVLMFAGPGLLISIGYMDPGNWATAIEAGSRYGYSLLFVVLLASLAGMAVQCLCSRLGIATGKDLAQLCRERYSKRSARTQWVLAEISIIATDLAEVLGCALAFHLLLGVSLTTGIVITAFDTLLILALQNRGFRRLEAIMLALVATIGVCFFIELVLIKPYWPDVFSGFTPSLSAISDAAPLYLAIGILGATVMPHNLYLHSSIVQTRLIGKDLASKQDAVKLARIDTIGSLALALLVNAAILVLAAAAFHKTGHTDVVEIQDAYHLLDPLVGGAFASILFGIALLASGQSSTFTGTIAGQVIMEGYLNLRIPCWQRRLITRGLALIPAFLGVWLMGDDAIGKLLILSQVVLSLQLPFALYPLIRMTGDKQLMGPFVNRLPTRVLAWFLFAVISGANAWLIGQWLF; from the coding sequence GTGAAATTCAGCCTGCCGAAAATTGCTACCGCCCCGTTCTGCCCGCCGGAAGTGGCCGGCTCCGTTGCCGTCGACCCCAAGGCATCGTTTTTCAAACGTGTGTTGATGTTCGCCGGCCCCGGCCTGCTGATTTCCATCGGTTACATGGACCCCGGCAACTGGGCAACCGCCATCGAGGCCGGTTCGCGCTATGGCTACAGCCTGTTATTCGTGGTGTTGCTGGCCAGTCTGGCGGGGATGGCGGTGCAGTGCCTGTGCTCGCGGCTGGGGATCGCCACCGGTAAAGACCTGGCGCAACTGTGCCGCGAGCGCTACAGCAAGCGCTCCGCGCGTACCCAATGGGTGTTGGCGGAAATTTCCATCATCGCCACCGACCTTGCCGAAGTGCTCGGCTGCGCCCTGGCGTTTCACCTGCTGCTGGGTGTATCGCTGACCACCGGTATCGTCATCACTGCCTTCGACACCTTGTTGATCCTGGCCCTGCAGAACCGAGGCTTCCGCCGCCTGGAAGCAATCATGCTGGCGCTGGTCGCGACCATCGGCGTGTGTTTCTTTATCGAACTGGTGCTGATCAAACCCTACTGGCCGGACGTGTTCAGTGGCTTCACCCCATCCCTGTCGGCCATCAGCGACGCCGCGCCGCTGTACCTGGCCATCGGCATCCTCGGTGCGACCGTGATGCCGCATAACCTCTACCTGCACAGCTCGATTGTGCAGACCCGCCTGATCGGCAAGGACCTGGCCAGCAAACAGGACGCGGTCAAGCTTGCGCGCATCGACACCATTGGCTCCCTGGCCCTGGCCCTGTTGGTCAACGCGGCGATCCTGGTGCTGGCCGCCGCAGCGTTCCACAAGACCGGCCATACCGATGTGGTGGAGATCCAGGACGCCTATCACCTGCTCGACCCGCTGGTGGGTGGCGCGTTTGCCAGCATCCTGTTCGGCATCGCCTTGCTGGCCTCGGGCCAGAGTTCGACCTTTACCGGCACGATCGCCGGGCAGGTGATCATGGAGGGTTACCTCAACCTGCGCATACCCTGCTGGCAGCGGCGCCTGATTACCCGTGGGCTGGCGCTGATCCCGGCGTTTCTCGGGGTGTGGCTGATGGGCGACGACGCCATCGGCAAGCTGCTGATTCTCAGCCAGGTGGTCCTGAGCCTGCAGTTGCCCTTCGCGCTATATCCGTTGATCCGTATGACCGGCGACAAGCAACTGATGGGGCCCTTCGTTAACCGACTGCCGACGCGGGTGCTGGCGTGGTTTCTGTTTGCGGTGATCAGTGGGGCGAATGCGTGGTTGATCGGGCAGTGGCTGTTCTGA
- a CDS encoding metallothionein, translated as MPDPTCACPHCKCVLGVDAVMKEGKGYCCQGCAEHHAHGEPCAAANDRECAKSAANAS; from the coding sequence ATGCCGGATCCAACCTGTGCTTGCCCACACTGCAAATGCGTACTGGGCGTCGACGCGGTCATGAAGGAGGGTAAGGGCTATTGCTGTCAGGGTTGCGCCGAACATCACGCGCACGGTGAGCCCTGCGCTGCGGCAAACGACCGCGAATGCGCCAAGTCGGCTGCCAACGCCAGCTAA
- a CDS encoding DUF726 domain-containing protein, which produces MQHQWDEMHRTRKPTFVLCGEPQGDVLNLYVHGYSAFFSQQQLAGFKQQLAGIEGSTNLMLFWPAGHFLENLFAPFKEVIASMLGGGGLGAATVGVGKAIAYFLDHYKSVEARVDEVARTLLPELASYLHAESLQVRQINLIGHSLGARILVKSLLASPEVAAELPLNNALLMGGAICTSSPWEAVSAPLKGRLINCHSSKDWALAMKPDTERCIGRYPIAVTPALKAKVSNVHLASFDHAAYWPQLKTVVQYTDLLQERRGLIRADLRNSETRFAEEDADLLPMLMQARPDELKFLAELMAQKRSASIDAGVRDPLKLAIDLQRMGGDSFMNLARGHGVAYRQIAEAVAQRLGIKFDAAIASVALADIEGQVAEKLIEQYQDKLSGADRQAFDAELKAAMQKEQGLFARLDLGRSATTALSGTALAGLTGFMLRRGAATAIPVVGQALAAAMLLVSGVRAFSGPAYSITTLAVLVVGVIRQRLEREALNQELDLVVQVVEAFDLPRETVMRTVASDC; this is translated from the coding sequence ATGCAGCACCAGTGGGATGAAATGCACCGCACCCGCAAGCCTACGTTCGTTCTGTGTGGCGAGCCTCAGGGGGACGTGCTCAATCTCTACGTTCACGGTTATTCGGCGTTTTTCAGCCAACAGCAACTGGCGGGCTTCAAGCAGCAACTGGCCGGCATCGAAGGCTCGACCAACCTGATGTTGTTCTGGCCGGCGGGGCATTTCCTGGAAAACCTCTTCGCACCGTTCAAGGAAGTGATCGCCTCGATGCTCGGCGGGGGCGGCCTGGGCGCGGCGACGGTGGGCGTGGGCAAGGCGATTGCCTACTTTCTTGACCATTACAAAAGTGTCGAGGCGCGGGTCGATGAAGTGGCCAGGACTTTGTTGCCTGAGCTGGCAAGCTACCTGCACGCCGAATCACTCCAGGTGCGTCAAATCAATCTGATCGGTCACTCCCTTGGCGCCCGGATTCTGGTCAAGAGTCTGCTGGCCAGCCCTGAAGTCGCTGCTGAACTGCCGTTGAACAATGCGCTGCTGATGGGCGGGGCGATCTGTACGTCGAGCCCTTGGGAAGCGGTGTCGGCACCGCTCAAAGGGCGGCTGATCAATTGCCACTCAAGCAAGGACTGGGCGCTGGCGATGAAGCCGGACACCGAGCGTTGTATCGGCCGCTATCCCATCGCGGTGACGCCGGCACTCAAGGCCAAGGTGTCCAACGTGCATCTGGCCAGCTTCGATCACGCCGCCTACTGGCCGCAGCTGAAAACCGTGGTGCAGTACACCGACCTGCTGCAGGAGCGCCGTGGTCTGATCCGCGCCGACCTGCGCAACAGTGAAACGCGTTTTGCCGAAGAAGACGCGGATCTGCTTCCCATGCTGATGCAGGCGCGGCCGGATGAACTGAAGTTTCTCGCCGAATTGATGGCACAAAAGCGCAGTGCCTCCATTGATGCCGGTGTGCGCGATCCGCTCAAGCTTGCCATCGATTTGCAGCGCATGGGCGGCGACAGTTTCATGAACCTGGCCCGTGGCCACGGCGTGGCCTATCGCCAGATCGCCGAAGCGGTGGCGCAACGCCTGGGCATCAAGTTCGACGCTGCAATCGCCAGCGTGGCCCTGGCGGACATCGAAGGGCAGGTCGCGGAAAAACTCATCGAGCAGTACCAGGACAAACTCAGCGGGGCCGACCGACAGGCGTTCGACGCCGAACTCAAGGCCGCCATGCAAAAAGAGCAAGGCTTGTTCGCCCGTCTCGACCTTGGTCGTTCGGCCACCACCGCCTTGAGCGGCACGGCACTGGCGGGGCTCACCGGCTTCATGCTGCGGCGCGGCGCCGCCACGGCGATTCCGGTGGTAGGCCAGGCATTGGCGGCGGCGATGTTGCTGGTCAGCGGCGTACGGGCGTTTTCCGGCCCGGCGTATTCGATCACCACCCTGGCGGTGCTGGTGGTCGGTGTGATTCGCCAGCGCCTGGAACGTGAGGCGCTGAACCAGGAACTGGACCTGGTGGTGCAAGTGGTCGAGGCGTTTGATCTGCCCCGGGAGACGGTGATGCGCACGGTCGCGTCCGACTGCTAA
- a CDS encoding DMT family transporter — MNLILLLVLVVAAGAVLSVQAAINGRLGQTVGVLRSSLLTFAVGALTTALLIFFFEPAQAVSLLEVPKWQLTGALFGVVYMMVMVGAVPVVGTAVATVAVIVGQLGMGMLIDNFGWLGNPAIELSGSRIVAMLCLALALVFMYRSNTRQAD; from the coding sequence ATGAATCTGATTCTGTTGTTGGTGTTGGTGGTCGCCGCAGGTGCGGTATTGAGCGTTCAGGCAGCCATCAACGGTCGCCTGGGTCAGACCGTCGGGGTGTTGCGCAGCAGCTTGCTGACCTTTGCGGTGGGCGCGCTCACCACTGCGCTGCTGATCTTTTTCTTCGAGCCCGCCCAGGCGGTGAGTTTGCTGGAGGTGCCGAAGTGGCAGCTGACCGGCGCCTTGTTCGGCGTGGTGTACATGATGGTGATGGTTGGCGCGGTGCCGGTGGTCGGTACGGCAGTCGCCACGGTGGCGGTGATCGTGGGGCAGTTGGGCATGGGCATGCTGATCGACAACTTCGGCTGGCTGGGCAACCCGGCGATCGAACTGTCCGGCAGCCGCATCGTGGCGATGCTGTGCCTGGCCCTGGCGCTGGTGTTCATGTACCGCAGCAATACGCGCCAGGCTGACTGA
- a CDS encoding LysR family transcriptional regulator, whose product MQGFNELSFKALRLFVAVLDHGSFSEVARREGLAPSSISRQIQLMEQALGQQLLYRHTRAVSPTEAGRLLGRHARLMLEQLETASQALQEQDSEPSGLVRINAPMVFGQRHLAPWLGELCRRYPKLQLDIQQTDTFVDPLQDGTDLLFRIGVLNDSSMQARIFAPQRFRLAASPAYLAQHGTPRHPDELINHQCLAYKGIKGQERWFFRRDQGDWSAYSVKGPITGNHADTLTHAAEQGLGLVVFPSWLIGEGLRAGTLQAVLSEYEVATTLEPQQIAALWPGSRRLSLKVRTVIDYFVECFGTVPYWDR is encoded by the coding sequence ATGCAGGGTTTCAATGAGCTGAGTTTCAAGGCGCTGCGCCTGTTCGTCGCGGTGCTGGACCATGGCAGTTTTTCCGAGGTGGCGCGCCGCGAAGGCCTCGCGCCGTCGTCCATTTCCCGGCAGATCCAGCTGATGGAGCAGGCCCTCGGCCAGCAGTTGCTGTACCGCCATACCCGCGCTGTGAGCCCCACCGAAGCCGGACGCCTGCTCGGGCGCCACGCGCGCTTGATGCTGGAGCAACTGGAAACCGCCAGCCAAGCGCTGCAGGAACAGGACAGCGAACCCAGCGGCCTGGTACGCATCAACGCACCGATGGTATTCGGCCAGCGTCACCTGGCGCCGTGGCTGGGGGAGCTGTGCCGGCGCTATCCGAAACTTCAACTGGATATCCAGCAAACCGATACCTTCGTCGACCCGCTGCAGGACGGCACCGACCTGCTGTTTCGCATTGGCGTGCTCAATGATTCCAGCATGCAGGCGCGGATCTTCGCGCCACAACGCTTCCGCCTCGCCGCCAGCCCCGCTTACCTGGCGCAGCACGGCACGCCGCGCCACCCCGACGAGCTGATCAACCACCAATGCCTGGCCTACAAGGGCATCAAAGGCCAGGAACGCTGGTTCTTCCGCCGCGACCAGGGCGACTGGAGCGCCTACAGCGTCAAGGGCCCGATCACCGGCAACCACGCCGACACTCTGACCCACGCCGCCGAACAGGGCCTGGGGCTGGTGGTGTTTCCGTCCTGGCTGATTGGCGAAGGCCTGCGCGCCGGCACCTTGCAAGCGGTGCTCAGCGAGTACGAAGTGGCGACCACCCTGGAACCCCAGCAGATCGCCGCGTTGTGGCCGGGTAGCCGCAGGCTGTCGCTGAAGGTGCGCACCGTGATTGATTATTTTGTTGAGTGTTTCGGGACGGTGCCCTATTGGGATCGATGA
- a CDS encoding DMT family transporter → MQARSIEGTAQARPKRNILRLLLLPLVILAGMGLSVEAGLLGPLGVQVGHLWATLSIFGVGSAILFLLLLFSGPQKGPAFTQLPRWQLIGGFLGPMYVVVLTLATPHIGVAMTMIAILSGQVGKSVLIDHFGWFGTARKRVNVERWIALALIVAALVLIARG, encoded by the coding sequence ATGCAGGCACGTTCTATTGAGGGTACGGCGCAGGCCAGGCCGAAGCGCAACATTCTTCGGCTGCTGTTGCTGCCGCTGGTGATCCTGGCAGGCATGGGGCTGTCGGTCGAAGCCGGTCTGCTTGGGCCGTTGGGCGTGCAGGTCGGGCATTTATGGGCGACCTTGAGCATCTTCGGCGTTGGCTCGGCGATCCTGTTTCTGCTGTTGCTGTTCAGCGGCCCGCAAAAGGGCCCGGCCTTCACGCAACTGCCGCGCTGGCAGCTGATCGGCGGCTTCCTGGGGCCGATGTACGTGGTGGTGCTGACCCTGGCCACGCCCCATATCGGTGTGGCGATGACGATGATTGCGATCCTGTCCGGGCAGGTGGGCAAAAGTGTGCTGATCGACCATTTCGGCTGGTTCGGCACGGCGCGCAAGCGCGTCAATGTGGAGCGCTGGATAGCCCTGGCGTTGATTGTGGCGGCACTTGTTCTGATTGCACGAGGGTAA